CATCAGGTCTGGGTGAAGGCACGGCGCGCATGCTGGTGGCCAACGGCGGCAAGGTCGTGATTGCCGACATGCAGGCTGAAAAAGGCGAAGCCATCGCCAAGGAACTGGGCGACGGCATTGCCGCTTTCGTCAAGTGCGACGTGAGCCAGGAATCCGACGGCCAGGCCGTGGTGGCCAAGGCCGTGTCCATGGGCAAGCTGATGGGCCTGGTCAACTGCGCCGGCATCGCGCCCGGCGAGAAAACCATCGGCAAAAATGGCGCGCACACGCTGGCGACCTTCACCAAGACCATCACCGTCAACCTGGTGGGCAGCTTCAACATGATCCGCCTGGCCGCCGAAGCCATGGCCAAAAACGAACCCGAAGCCACCGGCGAGCGCGGCGTGCTGATTTCCACCGCCTCCGTCGCCGCCTACGACGGCCAGATGGGCCAGGCCGCCTACAGCGCCTCCAAGGGCGGCGTGGTCGGCATGACGCTGCCGATTGCCCGCGACTTGGCGCGCAACGGCATCCGCAACATGACGATTGCCCCCGGCATTTTCGGCACGCCGATGATGTTCGGCATGCCGCAGGACGTGCAGGACTCGCTGGCCGCCGCCGTGCCCTTCCCTTCGCGCCTGGGCACGCCGCAGGACTATTCCAAGCTGGCCAAGCACATTTTTGAAAACGACATGCTCAACGGTGAAGTGATCCGCCTGGACGGCGCGATTCGACTGGCGCCGCGCTAAGCCCCGGCACTTTCCGGATAAAGCCAAGGAATGTTCTGACCGTCCGTACGGTCAGAACGTCACCGGAAACGTCACTCCGGCTAATTGCGCTTGAACGCCACTTTAATTCCCCGCTCAAGGCATTTGTGCCCCATACTTGCTGCACTGCAACATTTTTAACAAGAGCCATCACATGTTCACCAACACTCCTTTCGAATCCATCGCCAAAACCATGAAGGAAAATGCGGAGAAATTCAACCCCGCCGCTTCCCAGGAAGCGTTCAAGCCGGTGATGGAACAACTCAAGGCCTGGGGCGACCTGGCCCAGAAACAAGCACAGGGTGCGCAAGCCGCCGTGGCCGAGACCGTCGAGTCATTCAAAAGCATCAAGGAGCCGCAAGCCGCCTTTGAAGCCATGAAGGCATCCGCTGAAAACGGCATTGCGATGGCGACACAGAACCTGAAAGATGTCACGGCCCTGGGCGTTGCTCAATTCCACTCCAGCGTCGATGCGTTCCAAAAGGCCCATCCAGCACCGGAAGCTTTTGCAACCGTGGGCAAAGGCCTGAAGGATGCTGCATCCAAGGTGGAAGAAACCTTGGAATCTGCCCTGAAGAATGGCTCTGCCGCAGTCAAGAAGGCACGCGCTTCTTAAGCCAGGCAGTCTTGCGCCGCCTGCAACGGGCGGCGCTGTCTTTACTCTCTTTTTGATAGCTGGCTGCGCCCGCCCCTCTTGCGCAGAAGGCCTAAATGGCCATTAAATAGCAGCGCTTCCCTTTCCAGACCTCCCAGCCTCACGTACCATGGCTCCTCATTACTTCCCGAGGAGATTGCATGAAACGCCTGCTGACTTCCGTTGCCCTGGCTGCCTTGCTGGCGGCCTGCGCCAGTTCTCCGACCAGCCCGTTTGCGTACACCGCGCCGACCCAGCAGCCTGAAGGTTCGTCGGGTTTCACGCCCAAGCCCGGCTGGGCCACCACCCAATTTGCCGTCGCAGCCGCCAATCCGCTGGCAACCGATGCGGGCTACCAGATCCTGAAGGCCGGCGGCTCGGCGATTGATGCGGCGATTGCCGTGCAAATGGTGCTGACCCTGGTCGAACCGCAGTCCAGCGGGATTGGCGGCGGCGCGTTCCTGCTGCATTCCAACGGCCGCGCGGTCGAGGCCTTTGATGGCCGCGAGACGGCGCCGGCTGCGGCCGATGAAAAACTGTTCCTGGGCGCGGACGGCAAGCCGATTCCGTTTTACGAGGGTGTGGTCGGCGGCCGCTCGGTCGGCACGCCAGGCACGGTGCGCATGCTGGAGATGGCGCACCAGCAATACGGCAAGCTGCCCTGGGCCCAGCTTTTTGCACCGGCCATCGAGCTGGCCGACAACGGCTTCAAGGTCAGCGCCCGGCTGAACACGCTGCTCAAGGATGAAAAATACCTGAAGAACGACCCCACGGCGGCGGCCTACTTCTACAAGGCCGACGGCACGCCGGTCGATGCGGGCGCCACCCTGCGCAACCCGGCGCTGGCCGACGTGCTGCGGCAAATCGCCAGCAAGGGATCGAACGCGCTGCTGACCGGCACCGTCGCGCAGGCCATCGTCACCAAAGTGCAGGGCCACGCCGGCAATCCCGGCAAGCTGGCCCTGAGCGACCTGGCCAGTTACCAGGCCAGGAAGCGCGATCCGATCTGCTCCGACTACAGCGCCAACGCCCAGGCCTACCGCCTGTGCGGCATGCCGCCACCGAGTTCGGGCGCCATCGCCATCGGGCAAATCCTGGGAATATTGAACAACACGCCGGCCGCCACGCTGGGGCTGGTGACTGGCATGGGCGGCGTACCCGGCACCACCGGAGCCACGCCATCGGCCGACTGGCTGCACCTGTACACCGAAGCCTCGCGGCTGGCCTTTGCCGACCGGGCTCAGTACCTGGGCGACCCGGACTTCGTGCAGCCGCCCGGCGGAAGCTGGATGAGCCTCTTGGCGCCCGGCTACCTGAGCGAGCGCGCCAAGCTGATCCAGGTGACCGGCCCGAGCATGAAGACCGCCAAGCCCGGCGTTCCGGGCGAAGTCAGGACGGCTTACGCCCCCATGCCCGACCAGATTGAACACGGCACCTCGCACATCAGCATCGTGGACAGTTTCGGCAACGCGATTGCCATGACCACGACGATTGAAGACCAGTTCGGCTCGCGCCTGATGACCGATGGCGGCACTGGCAAGGCAGGCGGCTTTTTGCTGAACAACGAGCTGACCGATTTCAGCTTTGCGCCGGTGGATACCGAAGGCAAGCCGGTCGCCAACCGCGTGCAGGCCGGCAAGCGGCCGCGCTCGTCCATGGCGCCGACGCTGGTGTTCGACAAAAATACGAACCAGCTCGTCATGAGCGGCGGCAGCCCCGGCGGCGCGCTGATCATCCACTTCACCGCCAAGACGATCTATGGCGTGCTGAACTGGGGCCTGATGCCGCAGCAGGCGATTGACCTGCCCAACTTTGCGTCGCTGAACGGCCCGACCCTGCTGGAGGAAAAGCGCTTTGCACCGGCCACGGTCGAAGCCCTGCGGGCGCGCGGCGCCGAAGTGCGCGAGCAGGCCATGACCAGCGGACTGCAGGCCATCACGCGCGGCCAGGCCCACGGCATGCCGCTGTGGCTAGGCGGCGCCGACCCGAGGCGCGAAGGCCTGGTGATGGGGGATTGATAGCAAGACAGGCCTTCTGCGCTTGTCTGGCGGGCGAAGGCAGCTATGTTTTCAGTAGCATTTCAATCGTAAAAGCCAGCATCAGGTTTGCAGGGGCTGGGCCGGCGCATTCGGTCCGACGGTGCCGATGCGCTCGTATTCCGAGATCACCTGCGCGCCCAGCAGCAGCAGCGTGGCGGCGATTTCCAGACTCAGCAGCACGACGATGGCTGTGGTCAGCGAGCCATACACCACGCCGACCTGCGACAGCGTGGCAAAGTACCAGACCAGCACATGGCGCGTCACTTCCCAGAGCAGCGCCGCTGTCACGCCGCCGATCAGCGCGCGGCGCAGCGACAACTGGCCGACCGGCATCACCAGGTAAACCGACGTCAGCACGAAAATCTCGCCCGTCAGGCCCAGCAGGTACAGCAGGACGGCTGAAAATCCGCTAAGCGACCAGTTCCAGCCCAGGAACTCGATGCTTTTGTCGCCCAGCGCCTGAAAACTTCCGGCCACCAGCGTCACCAGCAGAAAACCCAGCCCCAGGCAAAAGATGTAACAGTAAGGCAGCACGGCCGAGACCAGGAAGTGGCGCCGCCGGATGGCCACGCGGTGCAGGAAAATCACCGACATGGCGTTTTCCAGCACGGTGAACGCCAGCGAGCTGAAAAACAGCATCGTGACCAGCAAGACCCAGCCCATGACTTCCCGGTGCGCGAGGAAATTGGTCAGCTCCTTGACAATGACATTGGATTCCCCAGGCGCCAGCCAGCCGATGTAGCGGCCCAGCGATGCCAGCAGCGCGTCCTGGTCAACCACATGCGACAGCGCAATCGCAATCAATATGAGCAGCGGAACAATCGACAGCAAGGCGTAGTAGGCCACCGCGCCGGCCAGCAGCAGGCCCTGGTTGGCGCGAAAACCCTTGATGATCTGCAGCGCGAAAGCGCCGGGGTGGCTGAGCACATAAGCGGCCTGCGGTTCAAGGGTCATGGGGTCTGGCCACGGCCATGCGGGGCGGAAAAAGAGTGGCATTCATTATGCGCGGCAGGCTTTGTCACCGGCAGACCCTTTCGCCCGGGCTTGTGTAGGCCGCTATGCTTAAATTGGACTTCAAACTTTGTAATCCATGGCCATACCCCAATCATTTATCCAGGAACTTCTGGCGCGCACCGACGTGGTCGATATCGTCGGGCGCTACGTGCAGCTCAAAAAAGGCGGCGCCAATTTCATGGGCCTGTGCCCGTTTCACGGCGAAAAATCGCCGTCCTTCAGCGTCAGCCCGTCCAAGCAGTTCTACCACTGCTTTGGCTGCGGAAAAAACGGCAATGCCATCAGCTTTCTGATGGACCACGCCGGCATGACGTTCATCGAAGCGGTGAAAGACCTGGCCCAGCAGTACGGCCTGCAGGTTCCCGAAGACGACGTTTCGCCCCAGGACCGAGCCAGGGCGGCGCAGGCGCGCGAGCAGCAGGCGACGCTGACGAGCGTGCTTGAAAAAGCCGGCCTGGCCTACATCAGGAGCCTGCGCACGTCGGAGCGAGCCATCCAGTACTTCAAGCGGCGCGGTGTTTCGGGTGAAATCGCCAAGACCTTCGGGCTGGGTTACGCCCCCGAAGGCTGGCGCAGCCTGGCCAGCGTGTTTCCCGACTACAACGACCCCTTGCTGGTCGAAAGCGGCCTGGTCATTACCGGCGAGCCCGGCGAAGAAAACGCCGCTGGCGAGGCCAAGCGCTACGACCGTTTCCGCGACCGGGTGATGTTTCCGATTCGCAACGTCAAGGGCGAATGCATCGGTTTTGGCGGCCGGGTGCTGGGCGACGAAAAGCCCAAATACCTCAATTCGCCAGAAACCCCGGTGTTCAGCAAGGGCCGCGAGCTGTACGGCCTGTTTGAAGCCCGGACCGCACTGCGCGAGCACGGCTACGCGCTGGTCACCGAAGGCTATATGGACGTGGTGGCGCTGGCGCAGCTGGGCTTTGCCAACGCCGTCGCCACGCTGGGCACGGCCTGCACGGCCGAGCATGTGCAAAAACTGTTCCGCTTCACCGATTCGGTGGTGTTCAGCTTTGACGGCGACAGCGCCGGCCGGCGCGCGGCGCGCAAGGCGCTCGACGCCGCCCTGCCCTTTGCCAGCGACGTGCGCACCGTCAAATTTTTGTTTCTGCCGGCCGAGCACGACCCGGACAGCTTCATACGCGAGCATGGCAAGGAAGGCTTTGCCGCCTATGTCGCCAAGGCCGTGCCGCTGAGCCGGTTTTTGATCGAAGCGGCTGCGGAAGGCTGCGACCTGGACACCGCCGAGGGCCGCGCCCACATGGCCAGCAATGCCAGGCCGCTGTGGAGCGCACTGCCCGAAGGCGCGATCAAGCCGCAACTGCTGGCCGAAATCGCCGAGCAGGTGATGATTGACAGCAGGGAACTGCTGCAGCTCTGGCAACCCGCCTCGGGCGGGCGCAAACCGTATTACAAAAAGAATAGCGGCCCGCCCCCACAGCCCCAGAACTTCCGGCCCGAAACTCCTGCGCCCGAGCTGGACCACGGCATGCCCGAGTTCGGGGACTATCCGCCCATGGGCCTGCACGACGAGCCCGATTACGCATCGTCGGAGCCTTACTTTTCGCAGCCGCCCGCCTATTCACCGTCGCCGGTCGCCCCATCGGGCAAACCGGGAAAATTCGGCCGCAAGCCCTTCTCGTCCGGCAGCGCACCGCGCCGGATGACGGGCCGCATCCTGCCGGCCAGCCGTGAAGACCGGGTGCTCAGGCTGCTGCTGACCGAGCCGCAAAGCTGGGACCGGCTCAGCACCGAGGAACATCATTTGCTGCTCGCCCTGCCGGCGCCGCACGGGCCGCTGTTTGCGTGGCTCGAAAGCCAGTTGCACGAGCATGGCCCGCAGTCCTGGGCCGTCCTGCGCGAAGGCCTGCGCAGCCATGCCCATGAACACCATGCCGTGGCCCAGTTTGCAGAAGTGCTTGAAGGCGTGGATTACGACTGGGACGAAATGCGCAGAATCCTGGCCCATCTACTCGGCTTGCAACAGCAAAGGGAAATCGACGATCTCATCGCCCGCGTACCCAACGAACCCGCTGTTTTGGAGCGTTTACGCGAATTGCTGGCGCAATCCCTGGCCGGGAAAACACCTCAAAAACCCGCATGAATACAGGCAGAACACAGGTTGATACGGTATAATCCGATTTTTCTCGGCAAGCGCGACAGCAGCACCTCCGGCACCGGCCCCCTTCAGTCAAGGGAAACTCCACCAGGAGACGGCCAACTTCCCGCAAGGACTGCATTCCAAATGTTCGCCCAACCAGCTTGCCCAAAAAATCAAGCGTCCATGTGCTCCCCCCAGCACCGGCCGCTTTTATTTTTGACCGCTTCCGCTTTGAATCCTGAATGTTTGCCGCATGTTTCCTGACTCCGGTCCGGGCGCCAGCGCATGCATGTTTGGTACGGGTACTGAGCTTGAAAAATCCGGAAAACCCGCCATATCCATTAAACCCAGTACGCAACATGTCCCGGTGAATCAAAAAGCTTCCTGATTCCGCGAACCCTGATATGTCTTTGAAGAAAGTTCCTGCCGTGCAGCCCAAGTCCACCCAAGCCCAACTTCTCGCCGCTGCAGACGCCCTGCTGAAAAGCGCCGCGCCTGCCAAAAAGAAACCCGGCCGCCCGCCCAAGGCTCCGGCCGCAGCAGGTGCGCCCGTGGCCGCTGCCGCCGTCAAGCGCGCGCCCCGCAAAACCAAGGAATCGGGCCTGGACGGTGATGAAGACCTGTCCGACATCGAAGCCGAGTTCGCCGAAGAGCCGGCAGCCGTCGAAGCCACGGCCACCACCGAAAAGGTCAAGCCGCTGCGCATGAAGATCAGCAAGGCCAAGGAACGCGCCTTGATGAAGGAGTTCGGCCTGGACGAAACCGTGCTGTCCGAAGAAGACATCCTCAAGCGCCGCGTGCGCCTGAAAACCCTGATCAAGCTCGGCAAGACGCGCGGCTACCTGACGCACGGCGAAATCTCCGATCACCTGCCCGACAAGCTGGTCGATGCCGAAACGCTCGAAGTCGTCATCAACATGCTCAACGACATGGGCGTGGCCGTGTACGAGCAGGCGCCCGACGCCGAAACGCTGCTGCTGAACAACACCGGCGCCACCGTGGCGACCGAGGAAGAAGCCGAGGAAGAAGCCGAAGCCGCGCTGTCCACCGTCGATAGCGAGTTCGGCCGCACCACCGACCCGGTGCGCATGTACATGCGCGAGATGGGCACGGTCGAGTTGCTGACGCGCGAAGGCGAGATCGAAATCGCCAAGCGCATCGAGGGCGGCCTGATGCGCATGATGGAAGCGATTTCCGAAAGCCCGGCGACGATTGCCGAAATCATGCGGCTGGCCGATGACATCCGCGAAGGCAAGGTCGTCATCTCCACCGTGGTCGATGGGTTCTCTAACCCCAACGAGGCCGATGACTATGTGGCCGAGGAAGACTTCGACGAGTTCGACGAAGACGACGATGACGACGGCAAGGGCGGCTCCAAGGCGCTGACCAAGAAGCTCGAAGAGCTGAAGAAAGAAGCGCTCAGCCGTTTCGAGAAGGTTGGCGAATATGCCGAAAAAGTCAAAAAGCTCTACGAAAAAGAAGGCTACGGCGGCCCGACGTACCTGAAGACGCAAAAAGCCCTCAGCGACGAGCTGATGACGGTGCGTTTTACCGCCAAGACGATTGAAAAGCTGTGCGACCTGCTGCGCGGCCAGGTGCTGGACGTGCGCAAGAAGGAGCGCGAGCTGCGCCGCATCATCGTCGAGAAGTGCGGCATGCCGCAGGAAGTCTTCATCAAGGATTTCCCACCCAACCTGCTGAACCTGAAATGGGTTGAAAAACAGGTCGCCGCCGGCAAGCCGTGGTCCAACGTCATGGCGCGCAACATTCCGCCGATTCAGGAATTGCAGACCAAGCTGGGCGAGCTGCAGGCGCGCGTCGTGGTGCCGCTGCTGCACCTCAAGGACATCAACAAGCGCATGAACGAAGGCGAGTCCAACTCGCGCGACGCCAAGAAGGAAATGATCGAGGCCAATCTGCGCCTGGTGATTTCGATTGCGAAAAAGTACACGAATCGCGGCCTGCAGTTCCTCGATTTGATCCAGGAAGGCAACATCGGCCTGATGAAGGCGGTGGACAAGTTCGAATACCGTCGCGGCTACAAGTTCTCGACCTACGCGACCTGGTGGATTCGCCAGGCCATCACGCGCTCGATTGCCGACCAGGCCCGGACCATCCGCATCCCGGTCCACATGATCGAGACCATCAACAAGATGAACCGCCTGAGCCGCCAGCACTTGCAGGAGTTCGGCTTCGAGCCCGACGCCAGCATCCTGGCCGAGAAGATGGAGATTCCTGAAGAGAAGATCCGCAAGATCATGAAGATCGCGAAAGAGCCGATTTCGATGGAAACGCCGATTGGCGACGATGACGATTCGCACCTGGGCGACTTCATCGAGGACGGCGCCAACACCGCGCCGTTAGAGGCGGCGATGCAGGCCGGCCTGCGCGATGTGGTCAAAGACATCCTCGACAGCCTGACGCCGCGCGAAGCCAAGGTGCTGCGCATGCGCTTCGGCATCGAGATGTCCACCGACCACACGCTGGAAGAAGTCGGCAAGCAGTTCGACGTGACGCGCGAGCGCATCCGCCAGATCGAAGCCAAGGCGCTGCGCAAGCTCAAGCATCCTTCGCGTTCGGATAAATTGCGCAGCTTTATCGACACGCTCTAAAAATCGATCAACCCGGCAAAACGGCCAGCGCTTGTAAAAAGCGCTGGCCGTTTTTTATGGGCGTTTCAGAAGGGAGTGTGTACCCAGGAAGGGATTGCCTCCCGCCCCGGACCCTAGTATGGTGTTGATTCACGCATCAAACCAACAGGAGGCAACATGTCATACCAATCCCGTGTCATGAGATAACCGAAGCTGAAGGCAGCACTGCCCAGCTGCGGGAGCACAAAGAGCGGATGGCACCAGGGATTTGCGTGAAGGCATTCCAAGCGTCGCAGCAGGCATCCACAATCTGCTCATACCCGTCATAGCAGCGGTTGGCCAGGTGCCGGTCGCGCAGTTGCTGCCACACCTGCTCGGCCGGGTTGAGTTCGGGTGAACCCGCGGGCAGCGGCAGCAATGAGAGGTTGGAGAACTGGGGCAGTTTGGCGGTGGTATGCCACCCTGCACGATCGAGCACCAGCACCGCGTGGCGCCCCGCAGGAACGGCCTCGCTGATGGCCTGCAGGTGTAGGGTCATCGCCTCGGTATTGGCCTGCGGCAGGATCAGGCCAACAGCCGTATCGCGCTGCGCACAGACGGCGCCAAAGATGTATGCCGATTCGG
This DNA window, taken from Polaromonas hydrogenivorans, encodes the following:
- a CDS encoding 3-hydroxyacyl-CoA dehydrogenase produces the protein MDIAGKVFIVTGGASGLGEGTARMLVANGGKVVIADMQAEKGEAIAKELGDGIAAFVKCDVSQESDGQAVVAKAVSMGKLMGLVNCAGIAPGEKTIGKNGAHTLATFTKTITVNLVGSFNMIRLAAEAMAKNEPEATGERGVLISTASVAAYDGQMGQAAYSASKGGVVGMTLPIARDLARNGIRNMTIAPGIFGTPMMFGMPQDVQDSLAAAVPFPSRLGTPQDYSKLAKHIFENDMLNGEVIRLDGAIRLAPR
- the rpoD gene encoding RNA polymerase sigma factor RpoD yields the protein MSLKKVPAVQPKSTQAQLLAAADALLKSAAPAKKKPGRPPKAPAAAGAPVAAAAVKRAPRKTKESGLDGDEDLSDIEAEFAEEPAAVEATATTEKVKPLRMKISKAKERALMKEFGLDETVLSEEDILKRRVRLKTLIKLGKTRGYLTHGEISDHLPDKLVDAETLEVVINMLNDMGVAVYEQAPDAETLLLNNTGATVATEEEAEEEAEAALSTVDSEFGRTTDPVRMYMREMGTVELLTREGEIEIAKRIEGGLMRMMEAISESPATIAEIMRLADDIREGKVVISTVVDGFSNPNEADDYVAEEDFDEFDEDDDDDGKGGSKALTKKLEELKKEALSRFEKVGEYAEKVKKLYEKEGYGGPTYLKTQKALSDELMTVRFTAKTIEKLCDLLRGQVLDVRKKERELRRIIVEKCGMPQEVFIKDFPPNLLNLKWVEKQVAAGKPWSNVMARNIPPIQELQTKLGELQARVVVPLLHLKDINKRMNEGESNSRDAKKEMIEANLRLVISIAKKYTNRGLQFLDLIQEGNIGLMKAVDKFEYRRGYKFSTYATWWIRQAITRSIADQARTIRIPVHMIETINKMNRLSRQHLQEFGFEPDASILAEKMEIPEEKIRKIMKIAKEPISMETPIGDDDDSHLGDFIEDGANTAPLEAAMQAGLRDVVKDILDSLTPREAKVLRMRFGIEMSTDHTLEEVGKQFDVTRERIRQIEAKALRKLKHPSRSDKLRSFIDTL
- a CDS encoding YihY/virulence factor BrkB family protein codes for the protein MTLEPQAAYVLSHPGAFALQIIKGFRANQGLLLAGAVAYYALLSIVPLLILIAIALSHVVDQDALLASLGRYIGWLAPGESNVIVKELTNFLAHREVMGWVLLVTMLFFSSLAFTVLENAMSVIFLHRVAIRRRHFLVSAVLPYCYIFCLGLGFLLVTLVAGSFQALGDKSIEFLGWNWSLSGFSAVLLYLLGLTGEIFVLTSVYLVMPVGQLSLRRALIGGVTAALLWEVTRHVLVWYFATLSQVGVVYGSLTTAIVVLLSLEIAATLLLLGAQVISEYERIGTVGPNAPAQPLQT
- a CDS encoding IS630 family transposase: MPIRWHKPNSKKNFVQEVAATLPPSIAPEQVDVWFQDEMRIGQRGTQTRLWARKGTRPRVVRQQQSESAYIFGAVCAQRDTAVGLILPQANTEAMTLHLQAISEAVPAGRHAVLVLDRAGWHTTAKLPQFSNLSLLPLPAGSPELNPAEQVWQQLRDRHLANRCYDGYEQIVDACCDAWNAFTQIPGAIRSLCSRSWAVLPSASVIS
- the dnaG gene encoding DNA primase — translated: MAIPQSFIQELLARTDVVDIVGRYVQLKKGGANFMGLCPFHGEKSPSFSVSPSKQFYHCFGCGKNGNAISFLMDHAGMTFIEAVKDLAQQYGLQVPEDDVSPQDRARAAQAREQQATLTSVLEKAGLAYIRSLRTSERAIQYFKRRGVSGEIAKTFGLGYAPEGWRSLASVFPDYNDPLLVESGLVITGEPGEENAAGEAKRYDRFRDRVMFPIRNVKGECIGFGGRVLGDEKPKYLNSPETPVFSKGRELYGLFEARTALREHGYALVTEGYMDVVALAQLGFANAVATLGTACTAEHVQKLFRFTDSVVFSFDGDSAGRRAARKALDAALPFASDVRTVKFLFLPAEHDPDSFIREHGKEGFAAYVAKAVPLSRFLIEAAAEGCDLDTAEGRAHMASNARPLWSALPEGAIKPQLLAEIAEQVMIDSRELLQLWQPASGGRKPYYKKNSGPPPQPQNFRPETPAPELDHGMPEFGDYPPMGLHDEPDYASSEPYFSQPPAYSPSPVAPSGKPGKFGRKPFSSGSAPRRMTGRILPASREDRVLRLLLTEPQSWDRLSTEEHHLLLALPAPHGPLFAWLESQLHEHGPQSWAVLREGLRSHAHEHHAVAQFAEVLEGVDYDWDEMRRILAHLLGLQQQREIDDLIARVPNEPAVLERLRELLAQSLAGKTPQKPA
- the ggt gene encoding gamma-glutamyltransferase, with the translated sequence MKRLLTSVALAALLAACASSPTSPFAYTAPTQQPEGSSGFTPKPGWATTQFAVAAANPLATDAGYQILKAGGSAIDAAIAVQMVLTLVEPQSSGIGGGAFLLHSNGRAVEAFDGRETAPAAADEKLFLGADGKPIPFYEGVVGGRSVGTPGTVRMLEMAHQQYGKLPWAQLFAPAIELADNGFKVSARLNTLLKDEKYLKNDPTAAAYFYKADGTPVDAGATLRNPALADVLRQIASKGSNALLTGTVAQAIVTKVQGHAGNPGKLALSDLASYQARKRDPICSDYSANAQAYRLCGMPPPSSGAIAIGQILGILNNTPAATLGLVTGMGGVPGTTGATPSADWLHLYTEASRLAFADRAQYLGDPDFVQPPGGSWMSLLAPGYLSERAKLIQVTGPSMKTAKPGVPGEVRTAYAPMPDQIEHGTSHISIVDSFGNAIAMTTTIEDQFGSRLMTDGGTGKAGGFLLNNELTDFSFAPVDTEGKPVANRVQAGKRPRSSMAPTLVFDKNTNQLVMSGGSPGGALIIHFTAKTIYGVLNWGLMPQQAIDLPNFASLNGPTLLEEKRFAPATVEALRARGAEVREQAMTSGLQAITRGQAHGMPLWLGGADPRREGLVMGD